The stretch of DNA TAACGGTACAAAAGATAAGATACCAAAGGAGTTAAAATAACAGCCAAAATAAAACTGCCTATAGTAAACCAGCCTGATTTAAATAAGCTCTGCAGATTTAAACTAAAGACCTCTTCCATTTTTCTAAATTTTAGTTTTTAATTTTCCTTTTTTCTATCCTTGCCACTCTTTTTCCTGCCTTACCAACACCTCTTTTGGATTATACTTCTCTGACAAAATCTTAGCAACCGCCTTCTCCAACCTAATGCTCTGCGAGGCTTTAAAGAGAATTAAATCATTGGGCTTAATAACACTCTCTAAATTCTTTAACAGATCCTCCACCCTCCGGTAGTAAAAACAAGGCAAACCATCTTGAGCTGCTTTTTTAAAAGCAGGCTTAATCTCTGGCCCTACAAAAATCACTAAATCAGCAAAAAGAATATGCGGCACTAAACGCAAATGCTCTTTATGTGAAAGACTGCCGAGTTCCTTCATATCCCCCAAAACCAACACCTTTCTTCCCTGCCACTTAATCTCTTTAATAAAATCTAATGCTGTTTGCACTGAGAGCGGATTAGCGTTGTAGCTTTCATCAACAATAAGAGTCTGTTTTTTGCCAGCTAAAATTCTTCCTCTGCCGGGCAAAGGTTTAAAATAAGCAAGATTTCGCAATATCTCAGAAGGCTCCAGCCCTAAAATTACACCTACAGAAAAAGCAGCTAAAGCAGTATAAACAAAGTGCTTACCAGCCGCTTCAATCTCTAAAGAATAAGACCGCCCTTTGTATTGAATCTTAAAACTCAGCTTTTCGTTTCTGATATTTATGTCAAAAGCCCAGACATCAGCCTTTTTATCCAAACCATAATAAAGAACCTGGCAAGGCGACCTTAAACCCAATTCCCTAAGGACCTCGTCGTCGTAATTCAAAACCGCCCACTCTTTTGATCGCAAAACTTTTATCAAAGTGCTCTTTTCTTCAATCAGCTTATCCATATCTTCAAAAGCTTGAAAGTGAGCCGCTCCAATGCGGGTAAGTACGGCAATATCAGGTTTAGCAATACTTACTAAATACTTTAAATCTCCGGGTTTATCAGACCCCATCTCCAAAACCAAAACTTGGGGATATTGGCGCTTAAAAAAACCAAAAAAGGCTTTAATAAACAGCCACTTCCAAAGAAAAATATTCTTTGCCGGGCTTTTAAAACCTAAAATTGCCAGAGGAACCCCTATTTCATTGTTATAACTTTTAGCCGAAGCCCTTACCCTAAAACCGCTATTTAAAGCCAAACGAATCGCTTCTTTGGTAGAGGTTTTGCCCACACTACCGCTAACTGCCACAATTTTAGGCTTAAATTTGCGCAGATACAGGCGGGCAAAAACTTTAAGCCAAAATTGAATTACTTTTTTCATTGTTTAAGTTTAACCACCCCCTGTTTCCTTTTCTTTTGGTACCTGATAATAATTTATCAAAAATTGGGCCATACGGCGAAAGGTAGGAGCTGCTGAAAGCGACCCCCAACGGCTTTTAATAGGATAATCTAACTTAACCAAAATAACAAACTGGGGGTCATCAGCCGGAAAAAAACCGGCAAATGACTGGATAGTTTTATCAGGATAGTACCCTCCCTGGGGTGAAGGAACTTGTGCTGTCCCTGTTTTTCCAGCAATTTTATAGCCATCAATTTTGGCTAAAACCCCATAACCTTCCTCCACTACTCCTACTAACATATCTTTTAACTTTTCTGCACTCTGCTCAGAAATAACTCTGCCAATTTCTTGGGGACGAATAACCTCCTCTTCGCCTTGGGAATTAACTTTTCTCCCTACTACATAAGGCCTCATTAACAAACCTTTGTTGGCAATAGCAGAAAAAACTGATGTTGCCTGCAGGGGGCTAACAGCTACACCCTGCCCAAAAGCCATTGTTGCCCCCTCAATTTCTTTTAGATGTTTTGGATCTGGCAACTGGGCAAATACTTCGTTAGGCAAATCTACACCTAAAGGCAAAGCTAAATGAAAGCGTTCAGTTAAAAACCGAAAAAACTTATCTTTGCCCAATAGCTGTTCTACTTTAACAATCCCCACATTGTCTGAGAGCTCTAAAACTTGGGTCATAGTAATCTCGCCATGAGCTTTTCTGTCTGAGGTCCAAATTTTATGCCCTTGAACTTCGGTATAGGCACCTAAATTCATTTTTGTGTAAGGCTCAACTAAACCTTCTTCTAAAGCGGCAGCCATAGGGATAACTTTAAATATTGAACCCGGCTCAAATAATTTGGAAACCATTGGATTATAAAAAACTTCAATACCTTTTTCTTTAGCTTCTTCAGCATAGTTCTCAGGATTAAATCCTGTACTGGCTGCTAAAGCAATGACTGCTCCTGTTTTTGGGTTAAGAATAATCATCTGTCCTGACTCTGCCCCGTAGGTCTCAACCGCCTCTTTTA from bacterium encodes:
- a CDS encoding UDP-N-acetylmuramoyl-tripeptide--D-alanyl-D-alanine ligase → MKKVIQFWLKVFARLYLRKFKPKIVAVSGSVGKTSTKEAIRLALNSGFRVRASAKSYNNEIGVPLAILGFKSPAKNIFLWKWLFIKAFFGFFKRQYPQVLVLEMGSDKPGDLKYLVSIAKPDIAVLTRIGAAHFQAFEDMDKLIEEKSTLIKVLRSKEWAVLNYDDEVLRELGLRSPCQVLYYGLDKKADVWAFDINIRNEKLSFKIQYKGRSYSLEIEAAGKHFVYTALAAFSVGVILGLEPSEILRNLAYFKPLPGRGRILAGKKQTLIVDESYNANPLSVQTALDFIKEIKWQGRKVLVLGDMKELGSLSHKEHLRLVPHILFADLVIFVGPEIKPAFKKAAQDGLPCFYYRRVEDLLKNLESVIKPNDLILFKASQSIRLEKAVAKILSEKYNPKEVLVRQEKEWQG
- a CDS encoding penicillin-binding protein 2, with the translated sequence MANEERVYFQRLKIVLFFLLLAYFALLVFLFNRQVIKHSYYLALAKSQHFLAKEIPAHRGRIFASSIYQKEPFLLAGNQKLFSLNAVPRQIKDKEEAAKKIAECSGLNFQDVFEAINNNKPYIPPLKRRLSYQEAKKIIQSHIEGVYLLPEDVRFYPHGSSLSYVLGYVDVEGKGNYGLEQYYNEELEGDSGRFLAERDVYGRYISISQETPPQDGKDLYLTIELPVQHKAEEIIKEAVETYGAESGQMIILNPKTGAVIALAASTGFNPENYAEEAKEKGIEVFYNPMVSKLFEPGSIFKVIPMAAALEEGLVEPYTKMNLGAYTEVQGHKIWTSDRKAHGEITMTQVLELSDNVGIVKVEQLLGKDKFFRFLTERFHLALPLGVDLPNEVFAQLPDPKHLKEIEGATMAFGQGVAVSPLQATSVFSAIANKGLLMRPYVVGRKVNSQGEEEVIRPQEIGRVISEQSAEKLKDMLVGVVEEGYGVLAKIDGYKIAGKTGTAQVPSPQGGYYPDKTIQSFAGFFPADDPQFVILVKLDYPIKSRWGSLSAAPTFRRMAQFLINYYQVPKEKETGGG